CTTTTGAGATTGACATCGTAGTTGCATGGTAATGGGATAGATGGTTTCATGTCTCTTTTTCTGAATTTCAATAGGTTTTTGCATTGAGTTTTTTCAGCGTATTTTGAGAGATGGTGCGTAATTTTAGTTCGAAAAAAAACTAAATATTTCTGAGACCAAATGTAGATGAATAGTATTACCTGTTCCTTAATTATTTATTAAGTGTGAAATATTATTTCAGTATAAAATGACGATAAGAATTAATGTAATGATAATGTGATAAAGTAAAAATAATAGAAAATCACTTTAAAAACGGCTCAGAATTCCCCAGTGAATTTTGATGTCATTAAACTTAAAAGGGTTACCAAACTCGTTACCATTAGAAAGCTGAAAACTCATTAAACCAAGCGGAATAAAGAAATTAAAACCAAGGCCTACACTGTACAATTTGGGCTTTACATTGAGCGATTTGTTATTGAGCTGTCCGTACTGCCCGAAAACATCAAAAAAGGCCTGATTTCCGATGAGATATCGGTATTCCATACCTGCGTAGTAATAGAAATCGGCGGCGAGAGAGTTTTCATTAAAACCCCGGAGTGAATTCCAGCCTCCAAAACGGTACAATTCGTTGGCGGAGAAATCTATTTTAGAATCCATCATTGCACCTTCTCCTTTGATGTTGAGAAAGTGGTTTCTGTTGATATGATAATTGTATTCACCAAAAAAGTAAAACTGATTTTGGTTGGCTTTTATATTTTCACCGGTGTAGTTTGTGGCCAGAAAATCGTATCCTACATTCAGTTTAGACTTGTAAAGAAAAAGGTCAATGTCGGTAGGCTCGGTCATGTCAAAGAAAATACCAATCCCTTTTTTGTTATAATCTTTCCCCTGAATATAAAGGCTGTCGATGATTGTAGAAGATTCAAAAGTTCCTCGTAAACCAATTTTCTGTCTGCTGTTGAGATGATAATAAAATGCGGGTAAGGCTTTTACATTAGCAAAAGTAGAATCTTGTCTGAAGATATTCACTTTCATATTTAAACCTACATTAGAATTAAGTAGATACGGAATATCGGTTTGCAAATCAAAATTCTGACCTTTGTCAGGGTTTCTCTGCCAGTAAAGATTAACTGTTTCAAAACCGTTGAACATGTTTTTAAAATTCACATTCAAAGTACCATTCAAAGTAAATTTATCTGTTTTATCATTTCCGAAACCGATAACTCCATCAAAAGTATTGGTTTTTTTCTTCTCCATAAAAAGATAAATCTGTGTAGAATCTTTTGTGAAAAGAGTCTGTGGTTGCCGCTCGAGCATGATAAAAGGATGACCCTGAAAATTTTTATTAATGGCAATAAGGTTTTTGTCATCGTAAGTTTTGCCTTTAAATTCTTTTTCAAGATTTTTTATAAATCTTTTCGGAACTCGGGTATAACCTTTTGCTACAAAACCATCGATTGTTCGTTTATTATTTTTATTAATATCAAGTTCTACAACAGGGTAACCGTTTTTCTGCCCTGTAAATTTAGACTTGATTCTACTAAAAGCAAAACCGTCATCTATATATTTTTTGCTGATATTTTTTTTAACTGAATCTAAATTTTTGGTAAAAAATTCTTTCTCTAGTTTAAATCGATTGGTAATAGAATCGGAGAGATTCACATACGTTTCGTTGAAATTTTTTCCTTTATCGTAGAAAATTTCCGTACTGTCGCCTTTTATTTTCACCTCTTTTAATTCAGTGAAAAAATAATTGCTTTGAGCTAAAGAGTCAAGAAATTTTGCAGCAGAAAGGGAGTCTTTTACCTTTTTCTTAACTTTCGTTTCGGTATCAATCAGAAAATAATGCTTCTTCTGCGCTTGTACAAAAACGCAAAATAGAGCAAAAAATATGTTTAAAAATAACTT
The sequence above is a segment of the Chryseobacterium turcicum genome. Coding sequences within it:
- a CDS encoding BamA/TamA family outer membrane protein, coding for MKLFLNIFFALFCVFVQAQKKHYFLIDTETKVKKKVKDSLSAAKFLDSLAQSNYFFTELKEVKIKGDSTEIFYDKGKNFNETYVNLSDSITNRFKLEKEFFTKNLDSVKKNISKKYIDDGFAFSRIKSKFTGQKNGYPVVELDINKNNKRTIDGFVAKGYTRVPKRFIKNLEKEFKGKTYDDKNLIAINKNFQGHPFIMLERQPQTLFTKDSTQIYLFMEKKKTNTFDGVIGFGNDKTDKFTLNGTLNVNFKNMFNGFETVNLYWQRNPDKGQNFDLQTDIPYLLNSNVGLNMKVNIFRQDSTFANVKALPAFYYHLNSRQKIGLRGTFESSTIIDSLYIQGKDYNKKGIGIFFDMTEPTDIDLFLYKSKLNVGYDFLATNYTGENIKANQNQFYFFGEYNYHINRNHFLNIKGEGAMMDSKIDFSANELYRFGGWNSLRGFNENSLAADFYYYAGMEYRYLIGNQAFFDVFGQYGQLNNKSLNVKPKLYSVGLGFNFFIPLGLMSFQLSNGNEFGNPFKFNDIKIHWGILSRF